Part of the Candidatus Bodocaedibacter vickermanii genome is shown below.
TAATCGAATGGCTTCAGAATACTGACCAGAAATCCCTAACATTAATGCTTTGGCATACATTGCCTCTGGCTTAGTATGATCTGGATAAAGCCCAACAATTTCATCAGCCCCTTGAGTAAATGCAGCACAACGCGCCTTCGCCATTTTGAATGCATATTGATAATCTTCAGGCATCGCCCCCTTATAGCTTACCGCCATAAATTGATCTACATATTCACGACGCTCAATGCTTGCGGGGTGCGTTTGCAAATAAATCGGAACATCCTTTGCTCCGCGTTCTTTGCTTAATTTTAGCATCGTTTCCGTTGCACTTCTAAACCCGGACAACGGCCAATTTAACTTTTTCATCAACCGAACGGCATAATCGTCCGCTGTACGTTCTTGCATTCTTGAATAGGCTGTAAACTGACTGGTTGCGATATTTTGAGCTCCCAATATTCCCGCCATTCCAATTTCAGGATGCCCGGTGATTACACTTAACACCCCTCCTAATGCCGCCCCCAAAACCATCGTCGTTGCAGCTTTTGGCAGAACGCCAGAAAGTGTACGAATAATATGACGTCCTGCTTGGTGTCCAGTTTCATGCGCCAAAACCCCAGCCATTTCTTCAACAGTTGCAGTTTGTGCAAAAAAACCAGTATGTACTACAACTAAGTTTTCAAGGGTTGCAAAGGCGTTATACGCAGAATTCACAATCACTCGCGGTTGAACCAACGCAGGATTTAACCCTGCCTCTTTGTACAACGGTTGCAACAACTTCAACAAGAAATTTTCAAGTTGCGGATCACGATAAATATGACCCTGCTTCCACTGAGCAGTATCAGCATGAACGGCAGGAGGGGTAACCCCTCCCAAACAAATTAACATTATTATTATACGTTTAAACATAGTCTTATTATCCTTGCAGTAACCGCTTCCACCATGGTTTTTTCTCTGGCGTTGTCGCAGCAGTTTGGTTCTCGTTACGACGGTCATTAAACTTGCGATTTCGATGATTATGACGGCGATCATTAAAGCGACGGTTACGGTTGTGATTATTATGATGACGACGCTCACCGTCCGGCGCTCCCTCAGTGGACGCAGCAGCAGGTGTCGGAGCATAACTTTCAATCAATGCCTCATCATGCAAATCATACATTTCAACAGGTTGCAATTTTGGCTTTTGATGGGCTTTTGTAGCCGTCGGGTATGGTTTAGGTGCTTGACGCTTTGACGGACGATAAAAGCTTTTAATCTCTTTATCGTTTTGCGTTAACTTAAACTCATCACCAATTAATTTTTCATCCAAACGAACATCAATGCTAACTTTGTACGTGTCTTCCAATTGCGTTAACTGACGACGCTTATGGTTAAACAACACAAACGCAGATGCCACAGGCAATGTTAATGTAAATTGATCTTCAGCTTTAGCATTTAATATATTACTTTCCAACACGCGGAATGCCTGTAACGCCAAACTTAGACTATCTCTAACATGCCCAGTACCACTACAATGATCACAAACTGTCATGGTTGATTCAAATAAACTTGGGCGCAATCGTTGACGTGACATTTCCAACAGACCAAATGAACTGATGGTTCCCACTTGAATACGCGCACGGTCTTCTTGCAAACAATCCTTTAATTGCTTTTCAACTTGGGCATTATGCTCTTCACTGTCCATATCGATAAAGTCAATTACAATTAATCCAGCTAAATCACGAAGTCGCAATTGACGGGCAACCTCTTCAGCGGCTTCCAAATTTGTTCTTAACGCTGTTTCATCAATATGTCGTTCTTTTGTCGACCGTCCAGAGTTCACGTCAATAGCAACCAAGGCCTCAGTCGTATCGATCACTAAGTAACCACCCGACTTTAATTGCACTTTTGTATCTTGAATCGCACTTAACTGTTCTTCAACATGATGATGTTGGAACATAGGAACAGCAGTATCTTCGTATGCCTTTACTTTTTTTACATGCGTAGGCATCAAGATTTTCATATAGCTTCGCGTAATCTGAAACGCTTCATCACCTTCAACAGTAATGTCATCAATGTCTTTTGTATACAAATCACGGATAGCACGCTGCAAGATATTGCCTTCAGTATGAATTAATTGAGGTGCCGTT
Proteins encoded:
- a CDS encoding M48 family metalloprotease: MFKRIIIMLICLGGVTPPAVHADTAQWKQGHIYRDPQLENFLLKLLQPLYKEAGLNPALVQPRVIVNSAYNAFATLENLVVVHTGFFAQTATVEEMAGVLAHETGHQAGRHIIRTLSGVLPKAATTMVLGAALGGVLSVITGHPEIGMAGILGAQNIATSQFTAYSRMQERTADDYAVRLMKKLNWPLSGFRSATETMLKLSKERGAKDVPIYLQTHPASIERREYVDQFMAVSYKGAMPEDYQYAFKMAKARCAAFTQGADEIVGLYPDHTKPEAMYAKALMLGISGQYSEAIRLMSELIAKYPSDPYLLFARSEIYQATGLGDKALTDIDAAINMAERTSNTARKEVIMRFERATIYVILKRGQDALKEMSFIDQLDADLRRSPSFWDQYSRVYDLLGNKVMVAYALAEANLAVKNLNGVERYLNAGKADAKQGSVEWMKLKDLELRLEQIRAHPSAN
- a CDS encoding Rne/Rng family ribonuclease, which translates into the protein MSKRMLIDARQSEETRVVITSTHDGRLLEYDYESSSRKIIKGNIYLAKVVRIEPSLQAAFVEYGQERHGFLPFSDIHPDYYRLPDSEPTKGADVATEENSAKKDSSDLVETHASVAEESAEGDAAVATEEDAENISSFRRERMYRHHKIQEVIKKGQVILVQVAREQRGEKGAALTTYLTLAGRYCVLMPNAGRAGGVSRKINDNGDRQRLKRILDGIDVPEGMGLIIRTAGMDRTKVEIKKDLDYLQRIWQKIRDLTLASTAPQLIHTEGNILQRAIRDLYTKDIDDITVEGDEAFQITRSYMKILMPTHVKKVKAYEDTAVPMFQHHHVEEQLSAIQDTKVQLKSGGYLVIDTTEALVAIDVNSGRSTKERHIDETALRTNLEAAEEVARQLRLRDLAGLIVIDFIDMDSEEHNAQVEKQLKDCLQEDRARIQVGTISSFGLLEMSRQRLRPSLFESTMTVCDHCSGTGHVRDSLSLALQAFRVLESNILNAKAEDQFTLTLPVASAFVLFNHKRRQLTQLEDTYKVSIDVRLDEKLIGDEFKLTQNDKEIKSFYRPSKRQAPKPYPTATKAHQKPKLQPVEMYDLHDEALIESYAPTPAAASTEGAPDGERRHHNNHNRNRRFNDRRHNHRNRKFNDRRNENQTAATTPEKKPWWKRLLQG